AGCCAGCTGGCCCGGCGCCGACAACGATGACGTCAGGAGACTTAGCCAAGGATCCGCGCAAAGCCGAACAGTTCGTCGCCCTTCTCGGCCTGGCCCAGGAAGTGACGCAGCAGCACACGCGCGGCCAGGTAGGACGCCGCGCTCCCGTTGTGGCCGACGCCCATTGCAAACAGATGATGCGGGTAGTTACGGTGCGGCCCCGCGCACGGCAAGCCGTCAGCCGTTGTCGATACCGGCACGTCCCAGCCGTATTCGGGTCGGATGCCCGAGATGGCGGGATAGAGCCTGGACAACTCGTACATGAGCTGGCCGGTACGTTGGACCAGCACCTTCTCGCGCGACCGCGGCGCAACGCGAGGCTGGTCGGCACCCATGAACAGCACTCGCTCGTCGCTGGTCCGGCGCAGCACGTGGCGCGGTTCCTCCTGATCGAGAACGAGGGCGCGCGACCGCCCGAACCCGCGGCGTACAAACGAGGGAACCGGCGCCGTGAGGACGCAGTACGCGTCCATCACGCTGAAGTGGCGGCGCAATGGCGCGTAGGCGGCCGGCGGATGATCGCTCGCCACGATCAGCGTCTCGGCCTTCACGAGGCCGCCATCGACGGTCAATTCGACGCCGCGCGATCGGGAGCGTACCCTCGTGATGGGCGTGCGCTCGAAAATCGCCGCCTTGCGTCCTGCGGCCGACGCGGCCAGACCAATCGCAACCCGGTACGGATCTACGTAGCCATCACCGGCCGACCTGATGCCGCCGGTCGTCTCCAGACCAGTCTCGAGACGCACACGCCCCGGTGTCAGCCACGTGCCGTCGACGCCGCTGTCACGCAGCGCCTTCATCTCGCGGCGCAAAGCCTGCTCGTCGGCCCCGTCTGTCCCTATTCGGAGTGCGGCATCCGTCACGAGCTCCCCGCGGATGTGCAGCCGTCGAATCGTCGCCGCGAAGTCGAGTCCCGCCCGCCTGAATGTCTGCCAGATGTGGCGCGCGGCGCGCCGGCCGTACCGTTCCTCGAGCGACCGGAACGGCACGGAAGGCTCGAGCCGCAGGAGCCCTGGATGGTGCGCCGTGCCGCCCTGCGCGAGACGATCGGCTTCAAACAACGCCACGCGAAGGCCGGCCGCCGCAAACACGTACGCCGTCGCACAGCCCGTGAGGCCGCCGCCGAGAATGGCGACCTGCGTGGTCAGTTCCCCGCGATGCCTGGGGTACAGCGGCTGTCGCGATTTCGGAAACCGGTCCAGCCAGTACGAAACGCCGTAGCGGGTTTTCATGACAGAAGAGTCTCGTATCCCGAGCGACGCGATCTTACACGAACAATCGCTACGTCGTCTTCGTTACTTTGCGCAGGCCACGCGGGTGATCGGGATCAAGCCCACGAATGCGGCTCAGGTGAAAGGCGAGCAACTGCCCAGGCACGATCGCGGCAATGGGAGACAGCCACTCGGGCATGTCGGCCGGGAGCGGAATCGGCGCCGCCGCCAGATCGAGCGACGAACGGAGATTCGACAGCACAACCGGACGCGCGCCGCGCCCGTTGATGTCGACGATCAGCCCATCCACTTCCTCGCTCACCGCGCCGGCCACGTTAATGACAATCGCAGCAAACCCGGTTTCAATCAACGCAATCGGCCCGTGCTGAAAATCAGCCGACGAATACGGTTCCACCGCCACGTGCGCCAGTTCCTTGGCCTTGAGCGCCAGCTCGAACGCCGTCGCAAAGTTGAATCCCCGGCCCAGGACCACTCCGCCCCGTGCGCCGCGCAGCGTCTCGGCCGCCGCCACGACCATCTCGTCATCGACGCCCGCCGCGCTCGCCACGAACTCCGGAATGCGCGTCAGATCGCGCCGCCTGGCTTCGTCCTGCGCAAGTTCGGTCGAGAGCATCGCCAGCACGGTGAGCTGGGCGGTATACGTCTTGGTCGCGGCAATGCTCCGCTCGGGTCCCGCACGAAGCTCAATCACGTGGTGGGCCGCCTTCGCCAACGGCGAGTCCGCGGCGTTGGTGATGGCCAGCGTCTGACAGCCCTGCCTGCGCCCCTCCGATACGACGGCCACCAGGTCCGGTGATTCGCCCGACTGGGAGACACCAACCACCAGCGCGCCCTCCATCTGTGGCGCCGCGTGATACCGCGTCATCAAGGACGGCGTCGCCAGGGACACGACGAGGCGGTTGTAGGCGCCGAACACGTATTGCGCGTAGCGGGCGGCGTTGTCGGACGATCCGCGTGCCGCAATCACGATGTGCCGGATCGGGTGCGCCCGCAGCCGCTCGGCCACTCTCTCAACATCGGACACGCCGTCACGCAGGAGGCGACAGAGCACCTCTGGCTGTTCGGCGATTTCGGCGCGCAGCACGGAGTCGGTCAATTCACGTCCCTCGAGTCTCGCGACGGGATTCTGTATTGGCTGCGTCACCCCGGCGCAGGCCAAACTTAGTTTCGCCCGCGCGCCACGACCAGCAGCGCGTCACTCACCTTCCGCGGCCCGGTTCGATCCGATGGGTGATTCACGACGGTCCCGCCCGCCACCATCGTCGTCGAGCCGCCGCCATCCAGATTCAGGGCATTCTCCAGCTTCAGGCCCGTCGCGAGCTTCTGAAGCTCACTGAATGTCATTCCCACACTGACGTCCGGATTCCGGCCGTCGACCGTCACGAGCCAGATGATGCCGCCCCGGCTGGAGCCAATCATCGTTCTCGGATGCCGCTCCGTGTTGAAGCCGGCGCGCAGCTGCTCGTCCACCCAGTCGGTCAGCATCTGGCCATTGCGGATCAGGAGTCCGGCGCCGCCCACGACGTCGGTGGCGGCCGCCCAGTCGGCGACTGGCGTGCCCAGCCGTGTCTCGAATCGCGTGTCGAGCGCCACGACCTGATCGCGATCGAGCGTCTCGAGGCCGGTCGGCAGGACCGTGCCTCCAAACGACAGCACCGCGCCATCCCTGGGGATAGCCGTCTTGCCGGCATTGGGCCGCCGTTCTGTGACCCGAAGCGGCGACCCGGCCAGTTGCCACTCTATGCCCGTGTCGGCGGTGTCGCTGTCTGGCCCGAACCGGGGCGTATATAGCATGAGCTTGCTCCGCGCGCGCGTCGTGTCCACGCCGTCGACCGGGACGTTGACCGTCTCGGTGCCCTGCCGGTACGTGAGCGTCACCGACGCGCCGACTCGATCAAACAGCAAGCGCAGCGGCTTCCCGGGCGCCCGCACGATGCCGACGGCCCCTCGCGTCAGCGCGGCATCGCTCACCAGTTCGCGATCGAGCTCGAGCACGCCAGCCGGATCGCCGTTCTTCAAGACGAAGAATCCGGCATTGATCGCGGCGATGGCATGGTGACGGGCCGCGATGTCTGGAACCGTCTCGAGGTTCATCGGGCGATCCAGGGCAAGCGCACATCGCAGGTCGACGCTGAACGGATCGATGCGGAGAATCTGGATCGCAATGGCGCCCGGAGGGTCGATAAGGCCGGGGTCGTTCAATTTGTAGAGTTGGACGCCGTCGGCGATCTTCTCGGACTTGCCGAGACTGAGCGTGGTCTCGCGTTCGCAGGCCGCGGAGAGCGCGGCCACCGAGAGCAGCAGCAGAATCGGCGACCACCGCCTGAGTGCCGCAACGCGAATTCTGCCGATCATGTCCACGCGCGCCTATTATCGCCTCAACGCAGGAAGAAGGGACCCGGGCGTCAGAATGTCCGCATCAGATCTGGACCTGTTCCCGGTACTCCGGCACGTGCAGCTTCCATCCCAGCTCCTTCTCAATTCGTGCCCGGAGCGCCTCTTGAGCGGGCGGCTCGCCGTGGACCATGTAGGTGATCGCCGGAGGACGCGAGAACCCGCCAAGCCACCTCATGATTTCGTTTTGATCCGCGTGAGCCGACATCGAATCGATGCGTTCGACGCGCGCGGCGACCGGTATCAGTTCGCCGTGGATCTTGACGGTGGCCGCACCTTCGAGCATCTGGCGTCCGCGGGTGCCGGCAGCTTGATAGCCGACAAAGAGCACCGTGTGCCGCGGGTTCGGCAGCGCTGCCTTCAGGTAGTGCAGCACGCGCCCGCCGCTCGCCATGCCGCTCGATGAAATGACGATGCACGGCGCCGGCGATGCCTGGATCTGTCGCGACTGCACGACCGACGACACGGCCGTGAACCGCTGCGTCGTGAACGCTGACACCTGTCCCCGCCCCGTCTGCATGTCCGGATCGAGATCGCGATTGTGATTGGCGTAATGCCGAAGCGCTTCGACGGCCATCGGGCTGTCCAGATACACGGGCACGACTGGGATCCGCCTGGCGGCCTCGATCCGCTTCAGCCAGTAGATCACTTCCTCGACGCGGCCCACCGCAAACGACGGGATGATCACCTTGCCGCCACCCGCGATCGTCGCGGCAATGATTCCGGCTAGATGCTCTCCGTCATCGTCCTGTTCGTGAAGACGATCGCCGTAGGTCGATTCGACCAGGAGGACGTCGGCGGTTTCGATCCTGGTGGGATCCGGCAACACCGGACGTTGGTAGCGGCCCAGGTCGCCGCTGAAGAGAATCTGCCGGCCCCCGTCTCCACCGCCAAGCGTCATCTGGACGAATGACGAGCCGAGCAGGTGCCCCGCGTCGATAAAGGTAATCGTGATATCGCCGCTGGCTGGCACCGGCCGGTCGTACCCGACCGGCTGCAGCAGCGTCAGCGCCCGCTGCGCATCTTCCTCGGTGAACAGCGGCAACGCCGGAGCGTGCTTGGTGTAACCGCCGCGGTTCGCCTCGCGCGCGTCTTCTTCGGCGAGCCGGCCCGCGTCCGGCAGCATGATGCGGCACAAATCGGCCGTGCCCGGAGTGCAGAACACGCGGCCGCGAAAGCCGTCCTTCACCAGGCGAGGCAGGTAGCCCGTATGATCGATGTGCGCGTGTGTGAGCACGACGGCGTCGATCGCTTTCGGATCAACCGGAAGCGCCTGCCAGTTTCGTTCGCGAAGCTCCTTTAATCCCTGGAACAGGCCGCAGTCAACCAGGATGCGCCGTCCGCCCGCCTCGACCAGATGCTTGGATCCGGTGACCGTGCGCGCCGCGCCAAGAAACGTCAGTGTGCTTGTCATGCAAACAGACCTACCTGTCCACCTGTGTGCCAGAACAGCACCGTCTGGCTCGCCGGGAAGACTCCCCGTCGGACGTAGGAAAGAAGGCCGGCCATCGCCTTCGCCGTGTACGTGTGATCCAGGAAGATCGCCTCGTGGCGCGCGAGCAGACTCACTGCCTCGCGCGACGCGGGAGTCGGCACGCCGTAGCCGTCACCGATAAACGTGTCGTCAACCTCGATCGCCTGCGCGTCGGCGAGAGCCTGCCCGTCGACGCCGAGCAGATTGCCCATCCCCGTCATCACGGTTCGAACGGTGTCCCGAATCACGGCCACCGGATCGTCGGCGCTGATTCCCACGATGCGTGCCGGCAGATCGTAGATGGCGCAGCCGCCCACCAGGCCGGATTGCGTGCCCCCCGACGAGGTTGAGTGCACGATGACGTCGGGCCGGACGCCCTGCGAGACGAGTTCGCCGACGCCGCGCGCAAGACCCAGCGCGCCAAGCGGCATCGAGATCCCCAGGGCGATTTCGAACGGGTGGCGGCCCTCCCGCCGCAGCCGATCGGCCATCGCCGCCATTGCGGGCGCGCGCTCCTCACGGGTGGCCACGTAGTGCACCTCGGCCCCCAGCAGGTCGTCGAGAAGGGCGTTCGCCGTCAGCCGCTCCGGCCGGGTGCCATTGGCGACGAGCACGCACTTCAATCCCAGGCGTGCCGCCGTCGCCGCCACCACGCGCGCAGAATTCGATTGGACGCCGCCGATGCTCAACAAGGTGTCGGCGCCCTCGGCGACCGCGCGCGCGGCCACGAGCGCAACCTTCCGGACCTTGTTCCCCCCGAATCCGAACGGGATGGCATCGTCGCGCTTGATGAGCAGACGGGGCCCGCCGCCCAGCGCCTGACGGAGCCGCGACAGTTCTTGGACAGGTGATGGCGCCGGCCAGAGATCGAGCGCCGGGATCGCGGCCAGACGTTCTCGCATGAATGCGGTCGACAGCATCCGCGTATTGTATCCCCGCTGGAAAATCACTCCCGGAGTAATTAGGTCGTGGCCAATCACTCCCGGAGTAATTGGGTAGTGGCTACTCACTCCCGGAGTAATTAGGGTGTGGCTAATCACTCCGGAGTGGTTTGCTCACGCTCAGAATGTGAACCGGGCGCCTACCTGGAGTTTGCGGGGTTGTGAGGCGGCCAGCGGCCGGCCAAAGAACGGCGACGTCATCACAAAGCTGTAGGCGGTGTAGTTGGTGCGATTGAGCAGGTTCTGACCCGATACATAGAACTCCAGCCGAAGGCGCTTGTCAGCGGCCGCGCCGCCAAATCCTGGCGCCAGACCACCGCCGCCCCCGGCATTGATGACCACCTGCCCGCCCCCCGGACCGCCCGCCTGTCTCGGCGTCCCGAATCCAAATCCATACGAGATTCGGCCGCCAAGATCCCACTGCGCCGCCCCTCGCGCGGAATTGCGCGCGACGCCCGCAGGACGATCGTTGAACACCCCATCGGCATTGTCATCGCGGCCCGTCGTAATGTTGAAGGGCATGCCCGACTGGCCTCGCAGGTTGATGCCGACGGTGACGTTGGGGATCGGCGAGATGTTGAATGACGCGCCAACCCGGTGGCGAATGTCCCCGGCACTCGGGCCCCACTCGGACTGAAGGGAGTCGCCGCTCGGAGGAATCGAGAACGCTCCAGTGGTGTTGGTCTCGCTCTTGCTCAACGTGTAGTTGAGCATGAGGAACATCCGCTTCTTGTCCATCCGCACAAAGCTGTAGTACATGCTGACGGCCTGAGATCGCGATGCGGCGTCGGTGACCAGTTCAACTCTGTTGGCGAAGGCGGGATCCGGCCGCACGCCGCCCGCCGGAGCGTTCAGGTTCCGGCCGCGCAGCAAGTCGATGCCCCAGCCGCGCGTGTAACTCACGCTGAGGCGTCCATTCTGTGAGAGCGTCCGGTCAACGCCCAGACTCACTCGATTCGCCGATGGCAATACCAGACTGTCGGACCACAAGTACTGATTGGTTGGCGCGGTCGCCCCATCGACACCGGGATCGGGATACGACGGATTGAAGATGTTCGACTCGCGCTGCCGGTACCCGTCGACGAGCAGTGTCTGTTTGTATAGATCGCCCGCGAGCCAGTCGTAGAAGTAACCATAGCTTCCACGAAGAGTCATTCGCCCGTCCTTGAACGGCGACCACGCCGCCGACATGCGGGGCGAGAGGTTCCACCGGTCTGAGACCTGGCTCTGCACGCCATACCGCACCCCCGGCGAGACCAGCAGGCTGCGCGTGATGCGGTAGTCGTCCTGAACATAGATGGCCGCGCGATACGTCGAGTACGTAACATTTGGATCGCCGATCCTGCGCGAATAACTCATCGGCCGTCCCGCCAGAAAGTCCGTCAGGCTCGCAAACCCATACGTGCCAAGGTAATTGGTCGTGTCATCGGATCGGTATCGACCGCCTTCGAGCAGGACTCCCGTCCGCCACGAATGCGCCCCCCGCACGTAGTCGAGATCGCTCGCCAGCTCGAACTCGGTTGAGCGCTGGCCGCCCCGCTGCTGCGCACCGCCGCTCGTGAAGGCGTCCTGCACGCGAATCGTCTCCGCCTCCACCGCCGATCGGTTGCTGGCGCCGGTCGTCTTCAGCTGAAAACGCGACTCGGTAAAGAACTTGCGCCCAAGCGCGCCGTTTTCTGACATGCGCAGCAGGTTGGTAGACGACGAATTGTCGTAGGCGCGATCGAACAGGTTGAAACCGCCCACGCCAAGGCTGCGGGACGTGCTGCTGGTGCGGTCGACGCTGAGGCGCATCGCGTGGTCCCTGGTCAACGCGTGATCAAGGCGGGCGCTGAAGTTGTAGGCGTCCCGCGGCTGGCGCAGTGTGTCGGTCACCGTCGAACCGCTCGGGAGCACCGCGAGCAGGTTCGGTGACGTGTACTGCGACGAGCCGCCGCCATTCAATGAGAATGACGTCTTGTTGGGCGTGATCGTGCCGGACAGGCTGGCGCCGTACTGCCGCAGTTGTTCCTGGGGCTTCGTGGTGGTGAACGGATTCCTCGCGTTGAAGGCATCATCCAGGAAGTGCACGTCGACGCTGCCCCGGATCGGTCCATTGCCTGGCATCGTCATGATGTCGATGAACATCATGCCGCTCATGCCGCCGTGATTCTGGGCCGCGAACATGTCGAGGCGCGGCAGGCGGATCGAACGAATCTGCGACTTGTGCGGCAGCCGGCCACCGGTGAATCCGTCGACGCGGATGACGGAGCCGGGCGGGGCCATCGCCTTGAGCACCTCCGCCATCTCGTCTGGATCGTCGGGCAAGGCGTCGATCTGGTCGCGCGTGAGCACAGTGCTGAAGGCGCTGCCTGCCGGATCCAGAGACGACGACTGTCGGTCGCGCCGCACCGTGATTTCCTGATCCAGCTTCTTGATGCGCAGCGTGATCCGACGCCGTGTTTCGGCGCCGCGCACGCGGACATCACGGACGTCGACCGGGTCAAAGCCGGGAAACTCCACGTGAATCGTGTAGCGACCCTCCGGCAGGCCCTCGACGACCGCGATGC
This portion of the Acidobacteriota bacterium genome encodes:
- a CDS encoding TonB-dependent receptor, with amino-acid sequence MTRRTPRRALFACGFALAAAVLAAGGASAQTPERRGRLVMTVADQSGAVIPLAVVTVTGSESLTQSAAIPPTSTNGVGIAVVEGLPEGRYTIHVEFPGFDPVDVRDVRVRGAETRRRITLRIKKLDQEITVRRDRQSSSLDPAGSAFSTVLTRDQIDALPDDPDEMAEVLKAMAPPGSVIRVDGFTGGRLPHKSQIRSIRLPRLDMFAAQNHGGMSGMMFIDIMTMPGNGPIRGSVDVHFLDDAFNARNPFTTTKPQEQLRQYGASLSGTITPNKTSFSLNGGGSSQYTSPNLLAVLPSGSTVTDTLRQPRDAYNFSARLDHALTRDHAMRLSVDRTSSTSRSLGVGGFNLFDRAYDNSSSTNLLRMSENGALGRKFFTESRFQLKTTGASNRSAVEAETIRVQDAFTSGGAQQRGGQRSTEFELASDLDYVRGAHSWRTGVLLEGGRYRSDDTTNYLGTYGFASLTDFLAGRPMSYSRRIGDPNVTYSTYRAAIYVQDDYRITRSLLVSPGVRYGVQSQVSDRWNLSPRMSAAWSPFKDGRMTLRGSYGYFYDWLAGDLYKQTLLVDGYRQRESNIFNPSYPDPGVDGATAPTNQYLWSDSLVLPSANRVSLGVDRTLSQNGRLSVSYTRGWGIDLLRGRNLNAPAGGVRPDPAFANRVELVTDAASRSQAVSMYYSFVRMDKKRMFLMLNYTLSKSETNTTGAFSIPPSGDSLQSEWGPSAGDIRHRVGASFNISPIPNVTVGINLRGQSGMPFNITTGRDDNADGVFNDRPAGVARNSARGAAQWDLGGRISYGFGFGTPRQAGGPGGGQVVINAGGGGGLAPGFGGAAADKRLRLEFYVSGQNLLNRTNYTAYSFVMTSPFFGRPLAASQPRKLQVGARFTF
- a CDS encoding MBL fold metallo-hydrolase, with the translated sequence MTSTLTFLGAARTVTGSKHLVEAGGRRILVDCGLFQGLKELRERNWQALPVDPKAIDAVVLTHAHIDHTGYLPRLVKDGFRGRVFCTPGTADLCRIMLPDAGRLAEEDAREANRGGYTKHAPALPLFTEEDAQRALTLLQPVGYDRPVPASGDITITFIDAGHLLGSSFVQMTLGGGDGGRQILFSGDLGRYQRPVLPDPTRIETADVLLVESTYGDRLHEQDDDGEHLAGIIAATIAGGGKVIIPSFAVGRVEEVIYWLKRIEAARRIPVVPVYLDSPMAVEALRHYANHNRDLDPDMQTGRGQVSAFTTQRFTAVSSVVQSRQIQASPAPCIVISSSGMASGGRVLHYLKAALPNPRHTVLFVGYQAAGTRGRQMLEGAATVKIHGELIPVAARVERIDSMSAHADQNEIMRWLGGFSRPPAITYMVHGEPPAQEALRARIEKELGWKLHVPEYREQVQI
- a CDS encoding phosphodiester glycosidase family protein codes for the protein MIGRIRVAALRRWSPILLLLSVAALSAACERETTLSLGKSEKIADGVQLYKLNDPGLIDPPGAIAIQILRIDPFSVDLRCALALDRPMNLETVPDIAARHHAIAAINAGFFVLKNGDPAGVLELDRELVSDAALTRGAVGIVRAPGKPLRLLFDRVGASVTLTYRQGTETVNVPVDGVDTTRARSKLMLYTPRFGPDSDTADTGIEWQLAGSPLRVTERRPNAGKTAIPRDGAVLSFGGTVLPTGLETLDRDQVVALDTRFETRLGTPVADWAAATDVVGGAGLLIRNGQMLTDWVDEQLRAGFNTERHPRTMIGSSRGGIIWLVTVDGRNPDVSVGMTFSELQKLATGLKLENALNLDGGGSTTMVAGGTVVNHPSDRTGPRKVSDALLVVARGRN
- a CDS encoding SIS domain-containing protein, yielding MTDSVLRAEIAEQPEVLCRLLRDGVSDVERVAERLRAHPIRHIVIAARGSSDNAARYAQYVFGAYNRLVVSLATPSLMTRYHAAPQMEGALVVGVSQSGESPDLVAVVSEGRRQGCQTLAITNAADSPLAKAAHHVIELRAGPERSIAATKTYTAQLTVLAMLSTELAQDEARRRDLTRIPEFVASAAGVDDEMVVAAAETLRGARGGVVLGRGFNFATAFELALKAKELAHVAVEPYSSADFQHGPIALIETGFAAIVINVAGAVSEEVDGLIVDINGRGARPVVLSNLRSSLDLAAAPIPLPADMPEWLSPIAAIVPGQLLAFHLSRIRGLDPDHPRGLRKVTKTT
- a CDS encoding FAD-binding oxidoreductase → MKTRYGVSYWLDRFPKSRQPLYPRHRGELTTQVAILGGGLTGCATAYVFAAAGLRVALFEADRLAQGGTAHHPGLLRLEPSVPFRSLEERYGRRAARHIWQTFRRAGLDFAATIRRLHIRGELVTDAALRIGTDGADEQALRREMKALRDSGVDGTWLTPGRVRLETGLETTGGIRSAGDGYVDPYRVAIGLAASAAGRKAAIFERTPITRVRSRSRGVELTVDGGLVKAETLIVASDHPPAAYAPLRRHFSVMDAYCVLTAPVPSFVRRGFGRSRALVLDQEEPRHVLRRTSDERVLFMGADQPRVAPRSREKVLVQRTGQLMYELSRLYPAISGIRPEYGWDVPVSTTADGLPCAGPHRNYPHHLFAMGVGHNGSAASYLAARVLLRHFLGQAEKGDELFGFARILG
- a CDS encoding pyridoxal-phosphate dependent enzyme — encoded protein: MLSTAFMRERLAAIPALDLWPAPSPVQELSRLRQALGGGPRLLIKRDDAIPFGFGGNKVRKVALVAARAVAEGADTLLSIGGVQSNSARVVAATAARLGLKCVLVANGTRPERLTANALLDDLLGAEVHYVATREERAPAMAAMADRLRREGRHPFEIALGISMPLGALGLARGVGELVSQGVRPDVIVHSTSSGGTQSGLVGGCAIYDLPARIVGISADDPVAVIRDTVRTVMTGMGNLLGVDGQALADAQAIEVDDTFIGDGYGVPTPASREAVSLLARHEAIFLDHTYTAKAMAGLLSYVRRGVFPASQTVLFWHTGGQVGLFA